The following nucleotide sequence is from Candidatus Neomarinimicrobiota bacterium.
CTAGCCTTTGAGTTACGATCCAAGCTTATGCTTCCATTTACACAGGAGACTTCACCGACTACACTGTTCTCACCTATATTGATTTCACCATTCACCGTGGTGCAGTTTCCTTCAACAATAGCTTCATTGCCAACAGTTATGGTACCATTTACAGAGCGTAAACTGCCCTTCCTGTGTTCTCCATCGCCAACTTTAATGCTTTTATTGATATGAGTGTCTGAAGATGCGTTGCAAGCTAACATGACAGTTGCTAAGGCTACTAAAGCAGCATGTTTCATAAGTCTCTTCTCCCAGGTCATTTGTTTTAATATGGCTAAATCATTCATCATGGTGGTTTGATATAACCAAGTGCTGTGCCACTCAATATACCCATCTGCATAAATACCTGTTACTATTGATTATAAAATTGATATTCCAGTGTGATATTGTGCTGAGAACAGGCCTGAAAATCATCATAATGATATGCCAGCATATCATCGTGATATAAGCGAATTAAAATTTTTAGAGGAGTAATTAATTAAGGGTAAACAAATCGGGGACAACAATCTGATTATGCAAAGCCGCCAGAGTTAATGGCGCCGTATCTTTAAGATAGCGTTCCATTGACTTTATCTCAGCCTGGGGAATGGCATATCGACTCACAAATTTGATACAGAGAGTGGTGTTTTCTGATGGTTGTGCCATCTGACTATTTAAGACAAGCTGCTCAACAAGTTTATCATTGGGGTTCAGTATCTTACTTGAACAGCCCTTGTCCCACAATAAAGTCTTGAAACTATCCACCTGGTAGCCGTAATGGGTGCATCCCAGGAAAGCAAAAACATTTTCAGGTTGGACCTCAAAGCGCTGCAAGGCCTCATCCACATAACCGTCTAATAAATTTCTACAGGCTTCCCCACTGGCATCATTGGAAATAGCATGGGCCAGTTCTGGACATTCCTGGGCTGATACAGCAGCGGGATTTGCTGAGATAAGTCGAGGATAGGTGCCTGCCTCTGTTGTGGTTTCTGTGGCAAAAATGATCAGGGAGTGATCGGGATGTTTAAGCATATGGGCATTGATCAATGATACACCGGCATCGACAATCCCCGTGACCTTAACTTTTTCCATGGAGGCAAAATTGGTTTCATTATAGATAACACTTAAGGTATTGCAGGCGATAGCGATCTCATCTGGTGAATATCGATGATATGCTGCATTTAAAAATTGATCAAATAGATCAATCCGCTCCTTTTGCGTGTTGAGCGAGTTATAGCCGATACGGTCATCTGGTGTTGCATTGACATACAGCAACTCTATCCCCTGGCCCATATTTTTCTGAGACAAGGACTGCTCCAATCCAGCACAGACGGATAAACCTCCCAGTCCTGAATCTGTAATCATCCAGCGCATAATAAATCAAACAAGCATTTTATGATAATGACCGGTGCACAGGTCTTTTAATATGGGGGTATGAACATGTTTCATCTCAGTGATGTCCTGAGAGGGAAGTTCATAAGTGATGATTGGGATATCCTGTTCTTTGCACCAGGATCCAAAAGAACCCGGTGTGGCATAGCCAACATCTGGCACCAACTCCAAACCACTGCGCAGGGCAATATCTTTCGCTATGGGTGAGGCATGAGGGTCATCGATACAACCAAGAAAGCCATGAATTGAAACAATAAGTTTAGGCTTTGTATCTTGGATCAGTTTTATAAGCGCTTTGGTCTCGGTCTCTGACCCAGCTACGTCTCCTGGGCTCAGTGCAATATTTTGAGAAGTACCTGGACGATTGCGGTAATAAACCGGATCTGGGGACCAATTGTTGGTGGGGTAATTCCTGTTAAGATCAACGCCCCGGGAATTACAGCGGGTACCTGCCAATACACCATCAGGATTGGCGGCAAGAATGATTGATGATTTTAATTCATGAGCTTGAAGTGAACGGAGGCTTTCTGAAAGGAGTACAGTGGAAAGTGATTCATCTCCATGGATGGAGCCCATAATTAATATTTGTGGTGAGTCTGAAAGTGGTTCGTAAATCTCGAGTACATAGCCCTTTTCACTAAACCCATACCCACGGGGTTTATGGGTTAGCGGTCCATACTCAGATAGAGAATGAGACATTTTTGATCTGAATTAAACTCAGGCTTGGGCTTGAATATTATTTGAGGGTTGAACTTTGGGAATATCCTGATTCTTACAGGGAATCGTAAAATAAAATATACTACCCACAGGCTCTGCATCTTTATAGCCCACTTTCCCACCGTGTTGCTCAATGGTCATTTGCGAAACAGCCAACCCCAGACCTGATCCGAGACCCTTGGCAGTTTTGCGAGAAGTCAACTGGGCATATTTATCGAATATTTTATCCTGCTGATCTTTATCAACACCTGGTCCATTATCCGTAACAGTGAAATAAAGAAACGCTTCGCCGCCCTTCATTATTTCCTCAAGCTTCACATTAATTTTGGTCCCTTTGGGTGTATGCTCGATGGCATTTCCAATAAAATTTGTGATGACCTGTTCAATTTTCAACGCATCACAGTGACAGGATGGCAGTCCATCTGGTGCGGAAAAGGTGACTTCAGTTTCATTCTGGTCGGCAACTGGTCCCAGCATTTCGATTGATGTATTGATGATGGGTTTCAGGGGTGTCTCAGTTTTATTTAGTACCATTTTACCAGCTTCAAATTTGGACAGATCGAGCATCTCGTTCACGAGTTGAAGCATTTTTTGACTGGTTTTACGAATGGTTATGGCAATTTCTTTGATACGGTCATAGGGTTTTTCACCCATTTTTAACAATTCAGCAAACCCGAACACTGATGTCAGCGGGCTTTTCAGGTCGTGAACCAGCATGGCAGTAAAATCAGCCTTGATCCGTAAGGCTTGCTCCATTTTTTCTTGCTCTGCCTTCCTGATAAGTCGGCTACGGTAGAAAACGAATCCCAGAAAGAGAGCCAGAATGGCAAATGAAAATCCAAAGACGACCCACATTACTGTAAAGGTTCTCTGGTATTCAATTTCTTTTATAAAGGCTTCACCTTTAAGTTCATCCAGTTCCCTATCACGTTTATCCAGTTCGTAGCGAATTTCAAGCTCAGCAACACGACGGTTGCTCTGTTGCCGATTGATCTCATCTCGGGTCAGCTGAAGGGCCTTCTGATACACCAGAGCCTTCCCAGCTTGTCCAAACCTTGAATAAGCCACAGTCAGTAGATGATTTGCTCTCTCGATGGTGAGAAAATCCTGAATTTGTTCTGCAATTTCTAAACCTGCCAACAGGGATTGAATAGCCTTGGTTTGATCCGCCTCCTGCATGTACAGTTCACCCATCTGCAGATATATCTCTGCTGATATGGCATATTCACCAGCGGCTTCAGCCAGTTCCTGACCCTGTTCGTAATAAAAGATTCCCTTGGGGGTGTCACCGGATTCCTGATAAACTCTGGCCACATCACTTAAAGCAACTGCAATGTCACCCTGATTCCCAATGGTTCGTTTCATTTCCAGAGCATCAAGAAAATATTTTTGAGCTGTGCTGAGCTGGAATTGATGGTAGTGTAGTTCGCCTAAACTGGTATAAAGGTTTGCGAGTAGGGTGAAGGCATTATTTTCATCAGCGATTCTCAGGGCACGTTCAAGATGGGTCTGTGCTTCTTCAAAGCGCCTTAAAATCATTAAGGTTTGAGCAAGCTTGTTCTCGCTGCGGAGAACACCTTCGTGATCACCTAAATTCTCGTGTATTGCAAGGGAGCGTTCGAAAAACCGGAGTGCTTTTTCTGTCTGGCCCCACTGGGAAAAAACATCACCTATCATCATTACGGTCGCGGCGACTTCTACCTCTTTACCGATATCTTCAAATATCATGAGGGCTCTTAAAAAGTAGTCCAGACTTTGGTCGCTTTGATTAAGCAGACTGTAGGTTCGACCAATCGTCCTCAGTGTTATAGCGAGCTGATAATCATCAGAAAGGGATTCAAAAATGTTAAGGGCTAGCATGGCATGATCGAGGGCATCCCGATAATTTGCCTGCTCAATATAATAGAGTGTCAGATTGGTATGTGCAACGGCCTGACCATATTGGTCTTGTAAAGAAATGGCTAAATCTAAAGCCAGGTTGGCATAGCGCTGGCTCTTGTCCCATTCCTTACCGGCATGTGCTTCTGAAAGTTGATTCATTAAATCAACAGTCTCACCTTCAGTAGTGCTGCGAAGTATTTTTTTTAGACTGTCAATTTCAGCGGATTCTTCAGCGAAAAGTCCTGAGACCATGAATATGAAGAGACTCGCAGTTAGTAATCTGACCAGTACTTTGATAATCAAGGTGACTCCACTATGTATTAGTTACTAGTTCAGGTTTCAACACAAACCCAACATAGAATGACCATCAATCTAGTTAATTTTTCATAGTGTGTCAATTTGTTGCTACTTTATTCTATCTGGAAAGATATCTTAATTTTCCAATTGATTTGGAAACAAATCTCTAGTTTTTATATTTACAAACATATGAATAAATATATAAGCATGCTCTTATTATGGGCACTATCGCTATCTGCACAGGGGATAAATGCGGAAATTAAGCTTGATGTAAAAAATCTTGATGACGTTCCGCGACAGGCTGTCTCCCAACTTGCAACTGATATCGCCTATTACATTGAAAGCACTGAATGGACTTTTGAAGATTTACCAACTGATTTTACCATTCAGGCAACGATTTATCTGGACAGCTACCTTGAGTCAGGCTCACAGAAGATTTATACAGGTAAAGCTTTTTGGGGAAATGGAGACGATCAAAAGTATTTCGATAAAAGCTGGCAGTTCACTTTTAATCCAGGGGATGCCCTTTTACGATCCAGGAGTTTTAATTCCCTAACCTCCTTTTTGGACTACTGGGTTCTGACGATATTGGGTGGAGACCTTGACACCTGGAGTCAGTTTGGTGGTAGTCAACTTTATACAGAGGCGCGCCAGGTTGCCCGCAATGGCTCCAATGATTCTTTTTCACTTGGCTGGAAAGATCGCATGGAAGACATCGAAAAGTTGAGTCGGAGCCAGAATTTCAGGAAGATGAAATTTGCCTACTATGAATCCATAGATCAATGGGACTCTGGAAACAAAGATGAAGCCCGCGCAACCCTGGCTGAATTAATGAGAAATTTAGAGACCAGTATCAAACTGCAGGATTCCCGCATTTTTACCAAGAATTTTCTGAATGCCAAACATAAGGAATTAGCGGGCTTTCTACATGAAGTCGGTGAAGTCTCCTACTTGCAGCGGCTAAGCAGAGCCGATGAGGATCATCGTGACTACTATGACCAGATATTGATTGACTGGTAATGCCTCTATGGCAGTTTCATCAATTTTGCCACATCTACCCTCGTTTAGCAGATGATCATTTTAAAGACCGAACGCCTTTTGTTGCGTAGGATGACTCTGGACGATGACGACTTTATACTCGAATTGCTCAATAGCCCGAAATGGGTTAAGTACATCGGTAGTCGAGATGTTGACACCCTTGAAAAAGCCAGGGATTATCTGGAATCAAGTGTTTTGCCGAACTATGATGCTCTGGGGTTCGGTTTTTATATCATTGAGCGACTGGATGACCATGTCAGAATTGGCAATTGTGGGCTAACTTACCGGAATGGCATGGAACATGCAGATATTGGTTATTCACTCCTCGAGCAGTATGAGGGGCATGGGTATGCCTATGAATCAGCCCGGGCCATACTAAAATATGGGTTTGAAATTCATAAATTGGACCATATCGAAGCCATTGTAACGAGAGACAATCGACGATCGCTTCATTTGTTAAAGAAATTAGGGTTGCGCTACAAAAAATTGATAGAGCTGCCAAATGATGGTGAGAAATTGATGCTTTTCGGTATTGATGCACCAAAAAAGGAGAAAATGAATGAGACTCATTAAATCACTGCTTATGGTAAGCATGCTCTTCAGCATGATGAGTTGTCAGGAAAACCTCACCAATGAAGAATGGTTGGCCACATTGCCCTCACCCTGGACATTGACCCAGGCACAGATGAATGAAACCCTCCCTCAGTTCCAACAACGCTTTCCTGATTTCCAGAACCGCCTTAAATATATTGCCTTATGGCGCGTCGGTACACCTTATGAAATTTTTAAATTGGGTGAAGAGGTAGAGCCAGATATCGACCCTATTATACGATATGATGTTTCAGATTGCACAGGTCACAATCTTACCTCCCTGGCTGCAGCAAAAAGTTCAAGCTGGGAAGAAGCGCGTGACAACATGGTCCAGATCCACTATAAAGCTGATTCCAATGGTGTCAAGCGGCCCACCTACAGATCAAGATGGCATTATACCCTTGATCGAATCACCCTGAATCCAAATACTGTGGATATAACCCAGACTCTGCTCCCCAAAGCGACACTGGATTCGGTAAATATTACTTTAAATAAGAAGGATGACGGTGAAGAATTTCTCGATCTGGGCTGGAATCGCAATATGACAGCTTACTACATACCCAACCATGAGATTACCACAGAACTCATGGCAAAGTTGCCCACAATCGTCGGTGTAACTTTTGTAAAACCCACATATTTCAAAATGGGTATCGTCATGGGTCATGAAGGGATGATCATCGATGGAAAACATCTTGTTCATGCTTCTCAAAGTGCCGGCGAAACGGTAAAATTGGATTTTCTGAAGTACTACTTCCCAAAGGAAGGCCCGTTTTTTGGTGGAATAATGATTTTTGAATTTAAAGAAAATAGCTGAGCTCAATAGGGGAACTTAATATGATAACGAAAACGCTATCCACATCCAAACACAGCCAATTTCTGAACATAACTTCATTGGTTATGCAAGCACTTGCAGAAAGTGGCGTTAAATCTGGTATTCTAACCGTGTTTGTATCCCATACCACGGCAGGGATCACCATAAATGAAAATGCTGACCCAGATGTAACAACAGATATGTTAAACATCCTTGATCGCCTCATGCCCTGGAAACACCCCGACTATAAACACACCGAGGGGAATACTGCAGCCCACATGAAGGCTTCTCTCATGGGCAATTCCACACAAATTATTGTGGAGAAAGGTCGTTTACAGCTGGGGACCTGGCAGGGGATCTATTTTTGTGAATTTGACGGACCTCGCGAAAGAAAAATTCGTATCAAGGTGGTGGGGAATTAAACTATGGAATTCTATTCCTGAACAGATCCTCGGAGATCTGGGCACCGCTATCAGGATGTTTTAAGGATCTCATCAGCACAAAACTGTAGAGAAGTGGATTAACTTCCTGGATCTCATCCAACTCCTGCACAATTTCTTCATCAATATATCCCAACAAACTAAGTGCATAGTTCTGATTTAGAATATTGACTGCAGGTAAGGGATAGTCACTTCCATAAAAAAGTCTGGAATGCAAATCTTTGCGTGCTAAAATTTCCTTTAAAGAATTTCCCACTTGGTTGACCAGGGTCATCCCGGAAATATCAGCAAAGAGTAGTCCATCATAGCCGGGGTCATCAAACAGGCGCAAAAAGAGTGAGAAATTGTCCATTTCAGGAAGCAGGGGATCATCCAGATCCTGTGACGTCCCAGAAGTTCCACAATGACAGACGATGACTTTCACTTGGGCGTCAAGTGCTCGACGCAATAATAGAGGATTACCAAGATGCTGTCTCCCGTGAGAGTCCAGTGCGAGCTCTGTTCCTGAGTGGCTCAATAGCACCATATCCAGCCGACTCAATGCTGTATAAAATCGATCACAAAGGGGGGATGATGGATCTATTCCCTGCACGTTAGGCAACCATTTGACAACCCGAATCCCTTGAGATGCCCACCTCTCCAGTTCAGCCACAGCATCCAGTCTGTAAGGGTGCACTGATATAACAGGGATAATTTTATCGGGGTACTGTTTCCCCAGCCCCACGACATATTCATTAGGGACATAAATCTCATAGTTTTCTGGATCGGGATCTCCATTTTCCTTGTAGAAACGATCTAAAGCCAAGCCGTTGACTCGAAATTCACCAGGGGTTTTTTCGATCTGGGCCAGGAGATATTCCAGATATTGTTCATCAGCAAACGCTTCGTCGGTGACACTGCCGGCATCCATGAAGTATTTGAATCGAGTCAGCTTAAAGGGGTGCAAATATGATCGGGTATCTGGATGCACTTCTATACCACTTGGCGTATTCCCAAGACCCAGGATATGGACATGATGGTCCACAAGTGTATCAGCCCCAAAAGGAGCAAAGGCACTATCAATAAGGGCCTGGGCTTGTGGACTTAATATTCTATTAATCTGAGGAACAAAATTGGTATCACACCCTGAGAAGCTCAAGAAGACCAGAAGGAAGGACACCCGGGCATATAAATGGAAAAGGGAGTGGCTCTGCACTCCCTTTTCCCGTATAGTCAGATATCTAGAGTTTGGTTTCAGCAACCACACTTGAAACATGAGATGCAGTGACTTTAAGCGCTGCTTTTTCATCATCATTAAGTTTGACTTCGATAATTTTTTCGATACCGCCTGCGCCAATAACACAGGGAACTCCGATAAATAAACCATCAATGTCGTATTCACCCTCACACAATGCAGCGCTGGGGATGACACGCTTTTTATCCAATAAATAAGCTTCGGCCATTTCTATGGCGGACTGGGCGGGGCTAAAAAAGGCTGAGCCATTGCCCAACAGCTTCACAATTTCACCGCCAGCCATCCTGGTCCGTTTTTCGATGGCTTCCAATGTTTCGGCATCCAACAATTCAGTTACTGGTACACCACCTACTGTGGCCAGGCGGGTCAGGGGAACCATGGTGTCTCCATGTCCACCAAGGACAAGACAGGAAACGTCCTGGGTTGAATAGCCCGTCTCCATTGCGATAAAGGCCTTGAAGCGTGAAGAATCCAGAGCCCCGGCCATTCCGATGATCTTATTCTTCGCAAAACCAGAAACTTTATAAAATGCATATACAATGGCATCCAATGGGTTGGAGACCACGATCACAAAGGCGTTGGGGGCATATTTTTTTACATTCTCAGCGACATTGGAAATGATTTTGAGATTAATACCCAATAAATCATCTCTGGACATGCCTGGTTTACGAGGTACACCTGCAGTGATGATTACTACATCAGAATCAGCAATCTCAGCATAGTCACTGGTTCCAGTAATATTGACATCATATCCTTCAAGCGGGCGCATTTCCATGAGGTCCAGGGCTTTGCCCTTGACCGGTCCCTCAAAGTCAGGGATATCTAAAAGAACCACATCACCCAATTGTTTCTGGGCAGAGATAAGAGCCAGAATCTGACCAATCTGTCCACCACCGATAAGTGATATTTTTTTTCTACTCATGTGTAACTCCTTATGACGGGTTATAAATAAATTTTGTTTGCCAAAAAAGGTTCAATTCTTATGCCACAATAGCGAACTTTCGCAAGTAATGCTAAGATTATTGAATGTCCCCCGTTCGCTTTCCACCCTTGATGATGGTTTTCCAGATATCTTCCACAACTTCAGCTGGGAGCCGTCCTGCTGATTTATCAATGAGACGATTTATCAAATCTTTTTCTCGCTCCGGGGTGAAAAGTGGGATGTCCTGTTCCGTTTTTAAACCTCGAATAATAATAGCCTGATCAATTCTGTCCTGGATCAGTTTTAAAATCTCTAAATCGAGATCATCAATATTTTTTCGGTGTTCGGATATTTTCTCAGTCATGGATGACAATATAGACAAAAAGCGCACAAGCTGAGACTCATTTTCAAAACCTAATTCGTAATTCATAATTCCTAATTACATTGTGGCATGATAGAACGCATATTTTTTTCTGAATGGATACTCCCAATTGTCTCTGAACCAATCCGAGATGGATATATATCCGTCGCTGAGGGGAAAATTACAGCGATTGGAAAACAAAGCGATTTCACCGGCGATAAAAAAAGCGTTCAAAATCTCGGTCATTCCGTGGTTTGCCCCGCTCTGGTGAATGCTCTGTTCCATCCAGACTACCCTGTTGCTGATCCACAGACAACCCCTCGAGGATCTTTTTTAAATTGGCTTCACTCAGGAAAAAATGCATCCAGACTTAGCTCCAAACTTGAAGTTGAGAGTGAACTTCTCAGCGCCATCAAACGTGGCTATGATTATGGGACAGCTGCCATTGGTATCCGTACGAGACACCCTGAAATCAGCCAGCACCTCGAGCATTCTGGACTCTATTCAGTCGTTTTTGAAATGCTGCATGGCTTCAGGGATAGCAATGGGTTTGAAATCTGGAATAAACGAGGGCGCTTTACCAATACAGATCTAACTCGCTTTCATCACGCTGGCGAGTTCTTATTTAATCTGGGGCCAGAAGTTTTCAGACAAATTTCTCGATCTGAAGATAGGACTGCCATACCCATGTCATTTATGAAAGACGAGGATATCTTTTTCATGAAGGGACAGGGGCGGATTTATCAATACCTCCTGGGTAAAGCGGATATGGATTACAGATGGCAACCACCACGCACCTCACCCCTGCGGTACTTTATAAATAGTGCCTTTGCAGCAAAGGAAACCATTTTAAGTCAGGTTATCATGCTGGAAGAGGAAGAATTGGATTTGCTCAAAGCCAGACCTGAAGTTTTCCATATGTGCCTTCATCCCCGTTTCGATCGCCAATGGGAATTGGGTACAGCCCCTGGTCAATTGATACAGGAAAAAGGTTTTAATATTTGTCTGGGTACATTTGCAGAGCATATGGATATTCGGGCTGAAATGAGATCTGCTTCTGCTGAATACGGTTTCAAACCAGAAGAAATAATCAAAATGGCAACACTCAATGGAGCCAAAGCTCTGGGACTAGCTGCTCGAATTGGAAGTCTTGAGACAGGGAAAGATGCCAAGATTTTCTCTATCCCCTCCACTACAAGTATTTCTGATCCCTACGATATTATTCTATTTACCAACGAACGACTGCGACAAGTCTCCTAAACCAAACATTCCAGCAATCAAAAGAGACTGTCCTAAAAGGGTGGTCTCTTTTTTTTTAATCTTAACAGGGGTGAGAGGTTAGATGTTCGGGGTTAGGGGTTAGAGGTGGTGAGGTATAGGGGTGGAAAGGTATATTCTTGGGTGTGTAACTGTTGATATTATTGTTGTTATCTACGAAGATGCCGATATCCATTAACCTTGGTTTAAAAGCATGCGAACAACATTTGTCGCACCCTTGTTTTGAAAAGGTGAGTAACAAGTCTGGCTTGGTTGATATTGTCAATAATCTGATGAAGCCGGGGACGAAAACAGGCTGCCTCAGGTTCCGAGACAGCCTCATTCTATCAAATTAAATTTTAGTGTAGGTTAAAAAGTCCAGCGGAGGCCCAGGGTGGGAAGTGCTTGAACACCATCTGCTCCAAAAACAAAATTATTACTGATTTCTACTTCAGTCCCCACGGAAAGATGCTCCGTCGCATTGTACCAGATCTGGGGTTCACTGAGAATCACAAACTGTTTTTCATCAGTACCAAATTCATCCTGAGACCAGAAATCCAAAAATCCTGAAAATTCAATTTTGCCATCCATGATGGGTATGAACCAGGTTGTTGTCAGTTGAAAATCAGGTGAATCTGCATGCTGAGCCGCACGATAGAGCACATCCACAGGGAGAGCCACAAAACCGAGATCCAGATAATAGTTTAGACCAACTAGCCAAACTTGTCCCAGCGACCCAAAGTAAGCCACGCCATCATTGTACTGTATAGTGGCAGAAAGGTTACTCACAGGCAAAGTGAATGCTCTGGCAATCTCCCAGTATGAAAGCGATACACCACCCATACCTGGAGCATTGTACTCCATGTCTACAAACCAGAAGGTGGAACCATACTGGTCTGGTTTAAACATTTCAAGGGTCGAGACAATATACTCTCTTTCTCCAGAGGCTTCATAATGGAGTTGAAGATTTTGAGCGAGGACAATAGCATTAAGGATCAAAATGAAGCTGACTATTTTGCGGATCATGGTGATTCTCCTGAACTAGTTAGTTAATTCTACATTTCACGAATAAAGCGACCCGGTTCTTTGGCATCCTCTATGAATTTCATGCGTCGCAAATAACGTTGATGAACAGGCACATTGCAATAGGCGAGATAAGTATGAAATCCTTTTTCCTGGACCATCTCGCGGAACTCCCGGAAAAAATAGCGAGCGCTCTCGTAATCACGGTACATGGGTATCTCATAATCCAAATGAATCTGAATAATCCCATTCTCCAATCGCTCATAGATAAAAAGCCCGACAGGAACCACATTTCTGGTAATAAATACTGAACGGTACTGTCGTAACTCCTCAACAACAACATTGGGAAAATGCTTGCGGATATCGTGTAGATAAAATTCGATAAATCGGGGCAGGAATATACTGGTATCCCATGAGATTGGAATCAGATGAAAATGCTCCTTTGTCAGGGCAATTCGCACGAGATAATAGATATTCACG
It contains:
- a CDS encoding DUF5020 family protein, which translates into the protein MIRKIVSFILILNAIVLAQNLQLHYEASGEREYIVSTLEMFKPDQYGSTFWFVDMEYNAPGMGGVSLSYWEIARAFTLPVSNLSATIQYNDGVAYFGSLGQVWLVGLNYYLDLGFVALPVDVLYRAAQHADSPDFQLTTTWFIPIMDGKIEFSGFLDFWSQDEFGTDEKQFVILSEPQIWYNATEHLSVGTEVEISNNFVFGADGVQALPTLGLRWTF
- a CDS encoding amidohydrolase family protein, which produces MIERIFFSEWILPIVSEPIRDGYISVAEGKITAIGKQSDFTGDKKSVQNLGHSVVCPALVNALFHPDYPVADPQTTPRGSFLNWLHSGKNASRLSSKLEVESELLSAIKRGYDYGTAAIGIRTRHPEISQHLEHSGLYSVVFEMLHGFRDSNGFEIWNKRGRFTNTDLTRFHHAGEFLFNLGPEVFRQISRSEDRTAIPMSFMKDEDIFFMKGQGRIYQYLLGKADMDYRWQPPRTSPLRYFINSAFAAKETILSQVIMLEEEELDLLKARPEVFHMCLHPRFDRQWELGTAPGQLIQEKGFNICLGTFAEHMDIRAEMRSASAEYGFKPEEIIKMATLNGAKALGLAARIGSLETGKDAKIFSIPSTTSISDPYDIILFTNERLRQVS
- a CDS encoding YgjV family protein, with translation MMIEWTEWLGYAASVVVAVSLTMTNIRRLRWINLVGAVAFTIYGAILQLYPILVVNGFIVGVNIYYLVRIALTKEHFHLIPISWDTSIFLPRFIEFYLHDIRKHFPNVVVEELRQYRSVFITRNVVPVGLFIYERLENGIIQIHLDYEIPMYRDYESARYFFREFREMVQEKGFHTYLAYCNVPVHQRYLRRMKFIEDAKEPGRFIREM